One Nocardia sp. BMG111209 DNA segment encodes these proteins:
- a CDS encoding wax ester/triacylglycerol synthase domain-containing protein codes for MSLPSPAAPDLLTHTFLAMERVAPDPGDVYFGVLLRCGGTAPALSEVREQVASRLAAVPALTHRLTDEPAWEPDPHFDIEQHIGLLDVPVRATAIRELMPTPPAHDRPLWRMWVADCADRRGPRAGRGHPRGRRRGRGRRRCGACGMMAPTPG; via the coding sequence ATGTCGCTGCCCAGTCCAGCCGCGCCCGATCTGCTCACCCACACCTTTCTGGCCATGGAGCGGGTGGCCCCGGATCCCGGCGATGTGTACTTCGGTGTGCTGCTCCGTTGCGGCGGAACGGCACCGGCGCTGAGCGAGGTGCGGGAGCAGGTCGCGAGCCGGCTCGCCGCGGTGCCCGCGCTCACCCATCGCCTCACCGATGAGCCCGCGTGGGAGCCGGATCCGCACTTCGACATCGAGCAGCACATCGGGTTGCTCGATGTGCCGGTGCGCGCCACGGCGATTCGGGAGTTGATGCCCACGCCGCCGGCCCACGACCGGCCGCTGTGGCGGATGTGGGTAGCGGATTGCGCCGATCGACGTGGACCGCGCGCTGGACGCGGACATCCGCGCGGCCGCCGACGTGGTCGAGGCCGTCGTCGATGTGGAGCGTGCGGCATGATGGCACCGACCCCGGGATGA